Sequence from the Trachemys scripta elegans isolate TJP31775 chromosome 5, CAS_Tse_1.0, whole genome shotgun sequence genome:
AGGTGGTTATGTCATTTAAActcctgtttaaaagaaaaatgaatggcGATGGAGTACATTCTAGAGCAGCCACAGGGCACTTACGAATCTGAAGCACTTGTCATTAACAGTACACGCAAGCTGCTTTAAACCAAAGGTTTCTGTTATAGTATCAACAAAACACTGATACATATTCTCCCTCCATAACACCAGTGTAGCTACCACCATTTCAACTGCACTGATGTCAGCAAGGGGGAGAAGTTAGTGAGAACTGatcttagtgtagaccaagcctacaAGACAAACCTGAAAGAATCAGCATTCCCATTGGAGTCAGGGAGTTTGAAGGATGTTATATGATAAGCTTGATTATTTaaacacaaataaacaaacaaaaacaacaatccGTAGTGtgtagtttaaaaactgctttcaTGAACTATATATATTTATGTTAGCATTTACCTTATAACAACTTGGACGCGTGATTTCTAATGTTTTATTGGGAAAGACTATTTTTTCCAGTCTTACTTTTCACCAGCAAAATGTCTAGATGGCTGTGCAGAGCTATTCAGAAAAGTGATTGTGTAAACGCAGCATTATGGGTTTCCATGTTTATTGCTTCTCAGTGACACCGAAGCCGATTTGCTTAgtttacaaagaaaatatattttttcttccaaTTGCTCGTCCACCAAACTAAGCCTGAAAGTCAGCCTAGTTCTTTTCAACTTATCCTCAGTAGTAGCCTTGCCACTTCGACAATTGCACATAAAGTACACCAATAATACAGCTCCATTACTGGGGAATGTGACCCATTAGTTTTTCCTTTGTCCTTCatattcttttttccccacaaggtATTAAATATTCAGTAGCAATACATTCTTCAGCAGTGAAAGGCCCCTGATTACGCAATGTTTCCATAACTATCAGGGATAGACTATGTCAGAACAATGCTCCCTTTTAATTCACTTactttattttaacaaaagtATTTGAACCCTCCAGATTCAGTTACAGAAAAACTACAAGGATAATAGAAATATTAAAAGAAGTCTAAAAGGGAAGTGGCAACCAACTCCAGAAAGGGATTAATTGCATGTACTTTATATATGCCATGGCAAGTTAAcagtgagctggagccggttcccaccggttcgcaagaaccggttgctaaatttagaagctggtgtagaaccggttcctaAAGGGGCAGGCGGGTGGACAAACTCCAGTGGCCCTCGGGACCGTCCTGtctggcccgcctgagctcccagctggggaggctcccccggctcctcccccacttccccccctctcgcagagccgtgggagccctgggggaagcagcggggctcccgcagctatttaaaggacgggggtggcagaggcagctggagccctgcccctttaaatagcccctggagccccccgctaccccaggaccctgcttctaccgccactactccagggctctggcagctatttaaagggccggggcggtagaagcaggggagccccgggccctttaaatagcccccagagccctggggtagcggggggctccagctgtctctgctaccccggtcctttaaatagccgcgggagcaacggactttttaaatagcccccagagccccgctgccactacctcagggctccagcagtgggctCTGGTgggaatttaaagggcctgggagccccaggccctttaaattatcccctggggaagccgggccaccctggtacggtgcaccggctcttgccgatacgccgtaccggcttactttcacctctgggtaatCGAGTGGGGCTGAAAGCTCCAGCGGCTGCGCGGCATCCTTACACAGCatcatggtaagggggccgggccagggctgggaggaggggttggataaggggtagggAGCGGTTGGAAGGGGCGGATGTTCtggaggggcggtcaggggacggggaacggggggttgggtaggcatggGAATCCCGGGGATCTGTCGGgatggtggtggatggggttggggcagtcaggggacagggagtggggtgagTTGGGTAGGAGGTgtggtcctggggggcagttagtgtGGCGGGTTTTgagagggggtggtcaggggacggggggggtgatgggttgtgggttctgaggggagcagtcgggggcaggacatgtgttggggttggatgggtgggtggcggggggggggggggggagacaggcacgtgggACTTGTACTCACTGCGtagttccctaccgggtcttcggtggcacttcggcggcgtgTCCTTCACTTGTTCcgggtgaaggacctgccgccaaaatgccgcagaaaacctggagcgagtgaagacccccctaccgccgaagtgccgccaaggacctggtagggaaccggttcttaggattttgggagttCATCACTGGCTCCTTGATTGCAATTTGGAGGAACAGGTTTTAAATAGCAAGCCAAAGTTGCATATACACATCTCTCCTCTGAGCATATACAGTGCTAACAAAGAGAAAATCTTGGAGAGGATGTCCAGTTGGCCCCAGGCTCTGCTGCTCTTCTCATCCAGGGCCTAATTcaacatgtgtttaactttaagcatgtgcttaagttcacccccattcagcaaagcccttgagtacatgcttaaagttaagcatgtgcatacatGCTTTGCTGGACTAGATTCTCAGAGAAGCTGTCCAAGTTAGTAAGCACAGCTCATACGTACAGAAGGGAAAACCCGTTTTAGATCATGAACTCACTGTATTTATGCAGCCATCCAAGGAACTTCAGCCATTGTGAGGACTGTACACTTGTGCGTCTATaaatttaaatgacattttatgTCCTCTTAAGCTGACACAGTGTTGCTCTCAATGACACTAAAAGATTAAGAACAGCGCATACTGGAAATAGATTCTCTCAGACATCCAATTAGCCATTCTCTTTTCTAACGAGATAGCTGCTAATAAGATCTCATTAATGGGTTTTAGAATTCAAATCACAACAATTAGGTAAGGATAAaaagaatggattttaaaaattagttccCAAGACTGAATGGAGATAGCTTTCCAAATTCTTTGTCTGGTgctaatccaggggtgggcaaactttttggcctgagggccacatctgggtatggaaattgtatggcgggtcatgaatgctcacgaaattggggttggggtgcaggagggggtgagggctctggctggggatgtgggctctgggatggggccagaaatgaggagttcagggtgcgggagtgcgctccgggctgaggcaggaggaagggtctggggggggagggtgagggctccggctgggggtgcaggctctggggtggggctgaggatgaagggtttggggttcaggaaggtGCTCCGGGATGGGACCAAGGGAtatggagggcaggagggggatctgggctggggcagggggttgaggcgcagggaggtggctcaggggtgcaggctctgggtggcgcttaaatcaagtggctcctggaagcagcggcctggccgcggttcctggccaatgggagctgcggggacagcacctggggtgggggcagcatgcggagcggagctccctggctgcctctatgcataggagttggaggggggacatgttgctgcttccgggagctgcaccgAGCGgctcccgaccctgctccccggctggagtgccggagcggggcaagctccagaccccgctccctagagggagctcaagggccaaattaaaacggctggtgggccggatgtggcccgtggactgtagtttgcccacccctgtgcaaTAGGTTAAGCCATTTAGTGTTATTACCAGTTTTTAATGACTGCCAAACTAGGATCCAGGATCTAGAGTATAAAGCCACAACTTTTAGACTGAGTTACCTGAGTTGCTAGTTTAATCTTTACCAGTATAATCCCTTAATCCTGCATTAAAAACTACCCTCACCACTTCAAGAGGCCCAAAACTGggtaataaaattaaattaaatcaaaataattgTCAAATCTAATCTGTGCTAATGGGATCTGAAATCCCTACCAAGCCAAAAAAAGCCTCCAAAGCAGAACACAAAAGAAGGAAGGGCAGTACAATGTTAAGAAATCCAATTGTAAGCATTAGCAAACAATGCGGAAGTTACAAAAGGAGTAATAAATTTATCTGACTTCTAAAAGAAGAAACAGGAAAACAAACCTAACCAGTATTCAAAGGTACTAGCAAGTAGAAAAACAAACTCATCTGCCTTAACTCTCACCTGCTAAGAAGTATCTATATAAATCATACTGCTCCAGGAGTTATTGCAAATAACCTTCATGAAATATGGTGCTGATCACTTCATCAAACGTAAGAGTGTATGATTCTTCACTGCAGAAACAATTCAAATCCTGAGCATATAGTTCTGACATGGCATAACTCTCCATGTTAGAATGATCCCCTGAATTAAAAAACACCTTGTAACCTGCTGCTGGTGACGCCTCTAAGCTACTGCCTTATTGCGCAGAATGGAACATTTGGGATCAGCCTTTACGTGACCGTGACAAGAAAATGAACAGCGAGAAgaaaaaacaggaaaggaaaaaatgataggaagaggaaaagaagaggGAGCGAGAAACTCTTAAACTGAGCTGGACTTTCACATTTCTATTTTCAACCTTCTTTGTTTACATTCCAAGTAGATGTGgacgtcagtggagctgcacttaTGGACACCAGGGCTGAAGACACAAATCCTATAGCACTATTCATATCACTGAAGTGTGGGGGACTTAGAGAAGCAAGGGAGCAGTACTGTATTTGGGAAATTCCTAGAGACAAATCTGAGTGCCACACAAAGATCTTGAAGCTGCAGACTTAAGACTGACAGAGTGCCACAACATATATTCAGGAATATGAGAATGCAGTATTCAGAACTAAGTACAGAGGAGCTGATGTAAAATGCGTTCCCAAGCTGGACAGTTATTGTGTGTTTAGAACCAGGGAAAAGGTAATAGAATGTGGTAAGACTGAAAATAGAGGGGGGTCCATTCCCTGACTTTCCATACTAATACAtcgtggagagggagggggcaggagaaagcaaCACTAACGGACAGAGTAGAGATGGGCACATGTTGCAAAGGTTGGATCtacatctggatccaaatttcctCTTGAGGAGAGTGGGATCTGGTGCTCCAGTTCAAATTCCTCTTGCAGAGGAATGCCCAAACAAGGAAATGCTAAACTGGAGCTGAACTTCGCAAAGATTTGAGGATTTCGGATTCAGGTGCAACCTGGGCTCACTTCTAGTTTAACAATATACAGCACTTCCGTCATTTCTCTTTTTTCTGCATCCCTGCTCTAACACTTCTGGATGATGAAACAATCCCCGACATCAGAATTAGAGTTGGGGCCCAAGCTGCTAAATTTTGGATCCATATCTGGCTTTGAGTTTTCCCAACGTTCAAGAGGGGAGGGGATTTGTGATGCTGGGGTTCTGGTTCACCCAATGCAGAGGCAGTAGCTAGTCATCAAATATGGATCCAGAGTGGACTCAGGCAGTGCTGCCAAACCAGCAGCCAGAAGGAGACAATGGCCTTAGGAGCTTCACCAGTGCTACCAGGATGTTAACTGCTCATGCTTGAGGGTTGTGTAGCCTGCAGTGTAAACTGCTTTGTGCTGAGGGACTGAGAGCTCTGTGGTGAAAATCAAGATGTCTCCATTTCACCACACAGACCTGGCTGTGGAACATcaaggttccccccaccccatcccctcacTGTTTAACAGAAAAGCTCCATTATTATTCCCCCAAGTCCTTCCCCCCTCTAGTTCTAGACACTTTATCCCTGACTGTACAAATAGGCTCCTGGATTCACATTTGGGCATCTAATGAAGCAGTCTGATTTTCAAATGGCTGAGTTCTGAAGAGCTTGGCCACCACCTATTTTCCCCCAGGGACTGTCCCCCTccagctggcctggcctgggagCAGGGTCATACTCTGAGCCGCTTTCACAGGGGCCCCAGCTCTGctggaaccagccctgggagCCGAACCTCCCTGCAGCTCTCCGGAGTGTTTTAGGGGCAGCCTTTTGGTGGGGAGCCGGTGTACTGTACAGCGTCTGCAAAGGGAATCATTTGCTTGGCCCAAACTTGGATTAAGAAGAAGTCAAAACAAGAAGCAACGGCCCGATCCCGCCCATCCTagctagggtggccagatgtcccgattttatagggccagtcccgatttttgggtctttttcttatatagactcctattacccctccacctcctgtccggcttttccacacttgctgtctgggcaccctaCTCCCAGCCCAGGGGCTTTCCTGGGACCTGCTGGACATGTTTAAAACACAagtcaggggagggcaggctcTGGCCGGCCGGGGGTGCTGGCGGGCGGCTCATAGCGATCGGAGAGGAGCGGCTCCGCCCCGCGGGCCGGGCGGGGCAGGCGAGCCCCGGGCGGGATCCGAGCGAGCCCCGGGAGCAGATATAAGGCGGCTCGAGGGGACAGTGGGGCTTCCGCATCCCAGCCATGGCGCAAGGCGACTCCCCGCTGCCGGCCCCGCGGCTGGACGCGGCCTCCCCGGCGCAGCCCGCGGGCGAGCCGCTGGTGGGGCTGTGGCCGGCGCTGCTGGTGGGGCTGGTGGCCGCGCTCCTGGCCTGGCTCTGGTACGGCCGGGGCGGGGAGGAGCCGCCCGCGGGCCCCGAGACGcggggcggcagcagcagcagcggggccgcCTGCCAGGAGCCGCCCGCGGGCGCCGAGCACTGCGGAGCTGCGCCACCAGCAACAGGTACCGGCCCGGGGCCCCCCGTCCCCGGGGGCGCCGCACACGCGGGGTGCGGGACGGGGTGCGGGTGCCTGTCCGCCCCCCACCCGCCCGGGGCTCTGCCTCCCCGGGCCAGGGTCCCTGTCCCCGCTCCCGAGGCGGCCGGCGCACTGGGCTGGCGTCTCCCCAGTGCCCGGAGCTGCGGGCACCTTCCCCGGGCTGCTGCAGTGCGGCGCTGCGAGGCGTGGTGCAGAGCGCGGCCCCGGGCGCTGCGGGGAGATATGTGGGTGCGATGCTGCTTCCCCGCCCGTCCCCGCTCCGGTCTGGGGGAGCAGCCGGCGCTGCCGAGCCCCGCGGGCGGCCCATTCGCCCGGCCAGACAGCTCCGAGCCGGGGGTGTGGGGTGAGTCATGTCTCCTCCGGGCTGCCCCTGCCAGGCGGACGTGCGGGAGCTCAGCTGCCGCTGCTCCGGGCTGGCAGGGTTGGGCGGCTGGCCCCTGGCTTAGAAACACGCTGCAAACTTTTCTGTGACTCCTCTGCAGAGGTGGGGCAGGCGGCAGGCACGTGGGCTGGGGATTGTTTTTTCCTCCTGGTTACAAACGTCCCTCCCCAGTAGTAGAGCTGTCGTAACACAGAGGGTCACTGGGCTCCCTAGTGTTGGGGTGGATCAAATAGGAGCTTGACTCAGCCAAATAGAGTAGCTCAACCTTGGAGGTGGGAAACAGCTAAAACTGTGGGCCTGAAAATCCTCTAGCAGGCTTGTAGCTTGCGCTTCAGAGCTGCTAAGCGACCAAAACACACATCTGAAGCTACTGGAAACTGGGGGTGCTTGGCATTAATAGCCAGAGACTATTTCAGGGACAATATATATGGCTAGAAAACTaaaagcatggggggggggggaagaaacttTGGTAGGAGAATGTTCTAGGGTTTTGTATCGAGAATATAAATATTCAGCATTTCTAGAGCTGCATGTCAAACAAGAGTTGACTTGCCTAACTGGTTGTGAATAggtgatcttttaaaaaaggagggggaCTCCCACAAGAATAGTGGATGCTTTGAATGTTCTGAAGTTAGGACTGTCTAGTAAATATACTGATTTGTAGAGATTGGGTTTATGCGGTCTTGGCAGGGAGTACTGATCATAATCTAGCCTTAAAGAGCAAGGACAAACTTCAAACAAGTCTTGTAAGAATGTTTGCGTAATGTAACTGTAGTACTTGGATATATAATTTGcttccattattaaaaaaaaaaccacttgcttAGTAAATTGGAACAGCAGTGTCTAGAAAGTAACTTAAGTCTTGAGAGTTGTGAACACTTTCAGTTGCCTAATGCTGAAACCAAGAGGCTGTCTGTTTCTGGTTAACTAAGTATTTTAATATTGTGTTTAATTAGAGCCTCTCCTGGAAAACAGTGAGTGTACCCTGTTGGAAACGACTGCCAGCGTCCTGTCCAGCCCTCCAGAGCCAGTAGAGAGTCTGGCAACTACCCCAAGAGAAGAACATGTCCCATCTCTAAGTGATGGTGTTTCTGGAGAATCTCCTGAAATGGAGTTACTGGTCAAAGAACCTACCACCCTGCTAATGAATTACCATGAATACTTAAGCAATGAAACCCTTGGTTCCTCTACAGTGGAATCAGCACTATTAAAGGGACAGGAGAGTGAGACACGGTGTGGGGACACTTTGGCCGAAGCATCTCCTTCTAGTGACATGCATGAGGACAAAAGTGAAGAACAGTCAGGTCAGACACTTGAGTATCAGGACTTGGTTGATCATGAGGAATGGGAAGTTGTTCCTGAAGACTCAGCCTGGGGAGATGCTAGTAAAATCAGTAGTGCAGATGACTCCGACACCAGTATAGGCCAAGGCAACAAGGAATTGGAACAAGTAGACTTCCTTGAGGCTGATTCAAAAGCAAAGAGGGTTGCCGCTGTGCCCCCAATGCCTCAGAATATCCACGTGAACTTCCGTGTGCACTACATCACTCACATCGATGCTCAGCTGATTGCTGTCACTGGTGACCATGAGAGTCTTGGTCACTGGCACAACTATGTACCACTCAAGTGCGACAAGGATGGGTTCTGGTCTGATACTGTTATCTTACCAGCAGATTCCAAAATAGAGTGGAAGTTCATTTTGGTGGAGAATGGGAAGGTCACACGTTGGGAAGAATGTAACAACAGAACCTTAATGACGGAACATGAAGATAGAACCGCCCATCAGTGGTGGGGATATCATTAAACAGGATCTCAGTGGAAGCTACTGACCCAGCAAAGAAAATGCTTAGACTAAGCATGGGGGCCTCTAATTTTATTCCAGTTTCCAGCAGAACCTTCTTGGATAGTAGACCTTACTGTACATCATATACCAATCCCTGCTAGAAGTGTCTGATCCACCAATCTCTCCTCTGCTATAGTTAGTTATGGCTCTAGGAAGGGATCCTCAATGTGAGGAGACTCATCAGTTGAAGCCCAACCAAAATCTGCCTAATGATATCCAGGCAGATAGGAAAGCAAGAGCAGCACTTCAGACAGCTCCTTGTGTCACGTTAAATCTTGACGCTAAATTTGACTTTGTATGAATGGGGCAGTGGGAT
This genomic interval carries:
- the STBD1 gene encoding starch-binding domain-containing protein 1 — translated: MAQGDSPLPAPRLDAASPAQPAGEPLVGLWPALLVGLVAALLAWLWYGRGGEEPPAGPETRGGSSSSGAACQEPPAGAEHCGAAPPATEPLLENSECTLLETTASVLSSPPEPVESLATTPREEHVPSLSDGVSGESPEMELLVKEPTTLLMNYHEYLSNETLGSSTVESALLKGQESETRCGDTLAEASPSSDMHEDKSEEQSGQTLEYQDLVDHEEWEVVPEDSAWGDASKISSADDSDTSIGQGNKELEQVDFLEADSKAKRVAAVPPMPQNIHVNFRVHYITHIDAQLIAVTGDHESLGHWHNYVPLKCDKDGFWSDTVILPADSKIEWKFILVENGKVTRWEECNNRTLMTEHEDRTAHQWWGYH